The genomic interval TTTACAGGCAGAAACCAACTTAGAAGTAAGTGTCAAGCATTTTGTGTAAGTTAAATTCAAAATCCTCATGCATAAAAACTTCAGAACTTAAATAGACCAAAGGATCACTCTACTTGTAATTACATCTTAAAAATGTTAGATTATTTTGGAATGACACTGACCACATTTCTTCAAACATAATGAATTAAAAATACCTTGGGTTAGCAATtgattccttttcttcctctcttacaGTAGGCAAGCATTCACAATCAGCTGAAAAAGAGTAAGGAACAAGACTGTAGTTACTTTGGGCATTTCTTCTACATTTCTTTCAGAAGTTGCATCAACTTTTATGATGTAGTCCCTCTAGAATGCAAAACTCTAGAAGCTCTTCTGCACCCTTTTATCTGTAAAACCTGCATGATCCTCGTAAATGTTATGTGATTTAAATCCTCTTCCCCTTTGATGGGAGTTGCTGTAACTTCTTTATTTTATATATTACAGCTGGTTTGTCTACACCTATACACACACAAACTACTTTTGAGGACTGTTTCTTATAGACTACCATGAGGAGGACTATTTGTTAACCTTCTAATGCTTATACTTGCCCTTATGCTTTATAGTCTGGCTGGGGATTGGGGAACactaacaaaacaaacccaaaccaaacaaccaaaaaaaccccaaacaaatatTTCTAACACTCCCATATGTCAAGTATTTGCTCCTTTCTGTCCACAGAATTAAAAATACTTTACAGCAGTATTTCCCTGGGTACTATGCTCTATTTCATGTCTGTctttcagcactgctgcttaGCACATGTTTCCTACTAGAGCTTACAGACCGCGAAGGTCAAAACCGCATCATGTGGAGCATTGTGGTAACACGAAGAATGCCCCAAGGGGGTTTATGTCCTGAAAAACAAAGCATCCCTAGGAGGTCAGGCAAATGAGCCATTTGGATATAAGGCAAGCGATCAGGAATGAAGAATATATTAGGAGTTCAGCATTTCCTAGCCAGTGGAAAGCTGCTAGCAGGTCAAAATCAGGCTTTGATTAATTCCTAGTTTACTGAACATCTGCATTCTCCTGAGGAGAACCTTGAAAGAGGATGCAGGGCCTTTTAGAAATTTTGACTGGGGAGACTTCAGTTGGGAGGCAAATGTGGTTAAAAATAGAAAATGCTTCGAAGGAACTAAGAAGGAgctgaagatgctgctgctggtagTTATCACAGATAATGATTGCTAACTGGACTgagacttgctggagaggatgTCAGTGGCGAACAGTGCTGGCAGAAAAGAGCAGCCTGTGTGTCAGGTGGTAGAGATGGCAAAGTGAGTAAAAGGGCATAAAGAAGGAAGAGATATATTTGTAGGATCCTGGCAGCAGTTTTAAGTAAATAGTGGTCTAAACCATGAGTAAATACATGTTTCTTCTGAATAGCACAGTGCAAAGAACAGGACTGCAAAAACTCTACGAGGACTAAATGCTTCAGAGAAATGAGTGTGTATCAAATGTGTATTTGAAAACATAAATACTGTTCACAGCTATACATGTATTTAATAGAAGTGTCTACTGGAAACTTGAAACATGTATGACATTCCATCATATGTTAAAAATAAGCTCCCATACAAACTAAAATACTCTTCTGAACAATTCTACCcctgacatttgtgctgctattttaGTAGAAGGGAGCCAAGAACGCAGCTAAAAATGTTGTTGGAAAAGCAGTGACACACATACAAAATGTCTTCCATTGATATATTTTCTATGCATAGGATCTACCTCAGCTAAAaagagagaggtgatggagtaaAAGGGTTGCCATGTACCATTTTTGTTCATGCTGTTCATCCATTTGTCGAGCTCTTCCATTTCTATCTCCATAACAGAGGGTGTGTCTTCTTCAAAAATAGGActtgagaggagaaaaaaggacaTTATAAAAATGCTTAGTTCAAGTAACTTACAGTGTAGTATTTTCCATGAATCTTTCATAATTCCAGATGTTATATAAAATCTGAAAAGCCATCCTAGCCTAGTAATCTGAGAAGATGTCAGCCTGATGGGTGTGGATGAAATGGCTGCAAACAGTTGCGAAGGAGTGGTGGTGAGATGCCGGTTCCAGGCAGAGGTAGGGCTGACTGGGACATCACATGCTGAGGGACTCAGACAGTACATTTTAGGGTATGCTGGAGCAGGACTACTGCAGCTATTCTAGAACTGTCCTTACTGTAAATAGAAAACCAAAAAATAAAGTAGTttgtctctgccctgctggaacaTGCCAAAAGTCCTCTTGCTCCTGTGATAAAAGTGGAGGGCCTGCATCCTAGCTGTGACTGACATGGGCAGCAACTTCAAAAGAAAAGATTATTCATGTAAATGCctccatatcatagaatcagtcagggttggaagggaccacaaggatcatctagttccaaccaccctgccatggccaggaacACCCTAGCTGCATGAGCAAggtagcactgcatgggcagggacaccatttAGCTTTGTCCCTTTGATGATCATTCCTGGGATCActtggtggaaaaaaaatatttttaggaaatctttttttttttccctgtgaagtaTCATTAGTAGCACTGGTCAGCAAAATGTAGCTTACTAAATAGTCATGATAAAAATTTTCAGGCTGGTAATGCCTGTGCAGGTTTTTCGCTTGTTTTCCCAGCAGCTAAGGCATTGCTTCCACAGCAGCTGGGCAAACCTTTCTGACTTCAGTGAGAAGACAAACTTGAAAAACAGGGGAGCAAAACACGGAGCTCATTATGAATAGTGAAAGCCTGCCATGAGCATGGGAACTGAGGCCTTTTGCTCATGTTGCACCTTGTATGTCTGATGGCTGGGAATGCTGGGGCTGCCTAGAGCGGGTGTaggggcagctgtgggcactGGCTGCCTGTGGGACAGCTCttgctgttttctgctctcctgcacTAGTCTTACACTCTCAGTGAGATACTGAAGTCACACTTTAGCCACTTCTAGAGGTAGTTAACTGGAGCAATTGATGGCAAACAGTAAAGGTGTTTAGTGTACAATTCCATTAAAACAGGCAGTGAAGGAGCTAAAAATCATAATATCCCATTAGGAGCTAAagaatttaattttttaaaaagttCTATTCATAAACTTTACCTTTTCACATTTTCACTTCCCAGCtcatctggaaaagaaaaaacttGGTGTTCATAGTTCTGGTCTTTGTATATACAGACTGCAAACAAGCCTTTAGAAGGGTCATGTAAAACAAGCTGCCTTTTCAAAAACCATAATAGTTAACTTGTAGATGAAAGACAAAACATCTCATCCTGTTTTGTAATTTTCAGAGGAACCCATTATTTTTCATCTTGAGCACATGAAAAGCAGCTCATTAttagcacagccctgctgggaggAAACTGACTGTTAGTGCTGCGGTGGGCAGGACCTTGCAGATGCACACTTCCCTGAGCAAAGCACACTGTCGTGGGACAAATGGTATCCTGAAAAGGAACCACTGCTGCAAAAAATGTGTTTATTGGAAGCACCAGGACGTTATACTGGCAGGCAGAATGCACACAGGCAATCCAGGTCTGCTGGGAGACTCTGGGAGTTGCTCAtggagagaagaggggaggtggACTTGCCTGGCAGATTAAATCTCAGCTAGGCTAATGAAGCTGAACTAGGCAGATGTCAAAAGCTAGTTAGGATCCTAAGACAAAGCAAATGCAGGGGAGAAAAATAGTGTAACAGGTATTATTCAGTTAAAAAACTTTCCCTCCATGAATTAAGTGACTGAAAAGTCTtagcccccccccaaaaaaaaggccAAGAACTACATCTAGGATTCACATTGTATACTGCCTTAAATCAGCCTATTTTTAATTCATTGTTGGCAATGGGAGCTGACACCTCCCCACTTGTTCCAGCATTCTCTGACTGCAGAGCCACTCCAGAGAACCATCTGCTCCTGCCTTGAGGATGCCCGAAATCCCAGCTTCATGCAATAGGCACGGGGCAAGAGATCCCAGGATTGTGCTCCTGCAAGCTAGCACATTTTCCATCCCTCTGAAAGGTGTACCTGCACTTGGGGTCATCCAGAAAGAGGCAGGTAACTAGATGTCTGGTTGTGAATTCTAAGTTGGCTATGATAATGGCCCTAAAAACTTGCAGCTGAGAAAGTGCCCTAAAAAAGATTTGAAATCTATGCTAAAAGCATGTCACTacctgcaggctgaggagcttACAGCTGTATTCTCTTGCAGAGGTGCTGATGTGACTATTTCAGGACTTCACTTACCACCTGTGTGGTCTTATGACATCTTGGCTAGTTTTTTGTGGCTCAGCACTCCAAGCTACCAATGTCTTTGTTAACAGATTGAGGCATCATCctgaagtgctgctgtcccTATCACAGCTCCCAGGCTGTCTGACTATAGGATTCCTAGCTCTATTGTGGTATCTTCATACCTGCCACCACCCTACAGGAGTCCTTAGAAGTGTTCCttaaaatgcttttgttttttcttattcTATTGAAGCCTCAAGCAGCTTTATCATGTGAGCAGTATAGGCAATAGAAACATCAAGTTCACCTTAAATTAAGTGATTAAGCACAAAGGCAGTCATTTTTGCAGGCACACAGTTGCAGGCACACAGTTACATCTATACACTGATTCTGGCATTGTTGGGAGCTGGAATTCAGTGACACAGTTCCTATGGGTGTGCAGCATGAGCAAGAGGTGACAGGAAACAAAGCTAGTTTCTGCCCAAGGTAAAGTGTGTGCCCAGTTACTGCTGGCCAAGGGTAGATCCCTTTCCCCATCCATCAAACGTGAAACTACAACTAGAGAAGCACATTCCAGATGTGGTATCCCAGGCCTCCAAGTAACATTTTGTTAATGTTGAGCACGTCCTAAAAATATTCTTTCACTGCATAAGAAGACAAATTTACCTTGCTTAGACTTTTTCCTTTTGTGGTGCATTACAAAAAATATGACCAGCATCATCAGCAGGACCAGTAGTGCAATGGGAACAATATATATTAAGATAGACTGTTCTGCTGCTTCTAGGCTGTCCTGATTGTTCTCAACATTTAGTTCAGTACTTGGAGTACTTCGTATTTCAAAGCTGCTTTCAACAGTGCTTGTAGTGACAAGTACTGGCTCGTGGTCACCTGTGGTTGAAGGATGCGAAGCAGGAGGAGGCGTTACTGCAGTGGTGGATAATATCGGCAATCCATCTCCAGAACCATCATTTTCAGAGCCTGCCAAATATATGGGCACAGTTTAGCATTTGAAGGATTTTGTTGGTATTATCACCAGTGAGTCAAAGCATACAGCtttaatatgtatttttaaattttgtatctttaaaaaaaaaaaatcagcagatttcttcccccccccccccccccccccccccagatttAGAGTCTCAGGCATCAGATGTAAAATCACCAATTTGTCACCAGATCTTACCAGTCCTGATCATGTTTGTTAGCTGGACTTTACTGGGCCTGTCTGCACAGACTTTTTTCCTGCAGTCCTCACCCTCATGCTTCTCAGTGAACCACTCCAACCTGCTTTGCTCCTCGGCCTTGGTGCATACAGTAGCAATCTCTTTCATCCCTTCCCTCACCAAAAGGGTTAATACTCCCTTTAGGGAGGCCATTTTCTGTGGTTTACAAATTCCTCTGAGTCACTTATATCCCTTTCTCTATGCTTTTCTCAAAGTTGCTAAATAAGTTTCACTGTGAAAAACAGAACTAGTGAAAGGAAGTCTGAagtctgcagaagctgctggcttTCACTTCTGCATGGACTAGAACAGGTAGCAGTAACACAGGTACTTGACTGGATACACATGCAATTAACATCTCCTCTGTCTGATCCCATGGGCTGGCTGAAGGAGCATATGCTAAAGAGTCAGTGCTGGTTATTCTTCACAAAAGATAAGACAAAGGGTTTTGAACCTTGATTTAGGTTTTGGTTTCACTTATCATACGCTTTGCAAGAGAAGGGACTGAGACTAGCTATATTGGTAATAGCGAAACAAGGTGGGGGTTGAGGCTAATTAGGTCTGCTTTGACTGTCATGGAATTCTGGGCTGATACTGTTCTCTATATTGGTGCCAAACATCTTGTTGTAGACAAAGATGCATCAATCAGTCCTTAGATAAATAATACCAATGTGGTTTTAAATGCAAAGCCTCACTAATTTTTCTTTGCATGAAATTAAAATGATCACCTTTTGTATTATCTGCCCTTTCAGATACAATGCTGGCATGGTCCAGCTCTTATTTTATGCAATAATGCAGGAATGGATTTAATTACTTTTGCAATGACATATTTCTCCCTGTTCCTGTAAAGTGCTGGGCAACCATATTTCCACTAGAGTTAGCAAGAGCTTTAGGTTTTCAGCACCTCAGTGCTGGCATTTCCAATCTCACAGGACTGGAACCAAAAGTACTTAGCATTTTAAATGCTTTTGTAAACACATTCATCTTCATAATGGCCCTGAGAGATGAGCAGTTATCATCTCCGTTTTACAGATGAGGAATCAGAAGGACAGGGATGCTGTCCTTCCCAGGCATGGCAAGTGAGAGAGGAAAACTGGGATTAGAGCGCTATCTCTTGCCTAGTccattctgcagcatctcctctccTGTCAGTTTTTTCTCAAAGAGGAGTATTTCATGAGACTGTACTCCAGGAAACCCAATTTCAAAGAGGTAAAATTATTTGAGTGTGACAGTAGTGATTTATCTAGATCTTTATGCTGTGCTCATCACTCAAGCACCTCattgttttgttctttcctaAAAGTAGGAAAGAGTTTTAATACTTAAGAAATAATACCTGATATTTCAATATAGCATTTAATACTGTGAAGGCCACCAGACTCTTTCAATGTGATGTGACAATGAACATGTTAGCTTTTCAGTGGCAAAGCATTTTATATGGATAGTCTCTCTGTAATTGTCTTCTCTACTAGCATTTCAGTCAGGAGCAAAACCAATCTCTGCAGCTAATGACCCTTTACATGTGTGCTGCTCCACCCCTTCCCGTGACCTGCTGTCTATCCTTAATCCTATTGCAGAGGTCAGGAGGAAAAGCTCCTCTCCTTTATTAGTTTGGCCACTCGAGTTTTCTTTCCTGAAGTATTTTATATGTCCTGGTGCCTGTGGCCACTCCATTACAATTGCTATTGCACAAAGTGGTGAGGCATCACCAGGGATGGCCACACTGCAGACTGTGGTGTGATGGACCATGCCGCTGGTGGAGCCAATGGaccactgcagcctccctgaaCCACTTGGACAGCCttgcttcattttcttcttctagCCATTGCCCTTGAAAGCTGTCATCTGCCACATTTGATATGTTGACAAGGACAAGCCTGCTGCTTAAAATAGTGCAAATCAGGAAGGGTGTGGGGAAATGCCATATTTTTCATAGACTCTTAGAGCTAAAATGGATTTTCAAATGTCTAAAGCATGATGTGACTTTAAAGCAGAAGCAAACAGTCACACCTTGTTAGCTGCAGTGCTAAACTTTGAGCTGTCATGTATGCTGTGCTCGATTTCCAAGAGAGACTTTCCCAGTGTCTCTGGTACTTTTTATTTGCCTGGGTTTGAGCTATGAAGCAGATTTCACACCATTTGTCTCTGTGTGAAATAGAATTACCTTTTCTAGTCTCTAGGCAAAGAAAATAGCAAATCACAGGGAGTGACCTTGCTGCCACATATTTTTGTGCACTTTGCATAATTCTGGGGATGAAACAGCATCTCTTCTGTgaaggccatttcttctttgaGATGTTTTCTCCGAGTGAATTAAACACATCcttcagcagaaaggcagcCAACTGCACAGTGTTCTTGCAAGGATATTGCTCTTATTTCTTGTTTCACCTGATGCTTTAGCACATCCCCTCCAGCTCTTCTGCCTGTCACCTCCAAGGACTAGAGCTCATGCCTGAGAGATGCCTCACCTGTCACATAGGGGCTGCTCTCACTCTTGGGCCACCCACACACCGCATTTTTATGTGGCAGGAAAATCAAGACATGCACCTGGCTTGCAGCAAGGGTGGATGTGTACCTCCAGCCTGGTGGGGAGAAATGGGCTTAGGCCTCCTATGCAGGCACAGTGCTCATTGCAGCCAGCTGCCTGGAACACGTAGGACCAATGTGGTTGGCCCCAAGGTAGTTGTTACAGTTTAAAGTGCTCAAAatagggagcaggcagtgttgCAGTTGTTCAGTAGAGTGAATGAAAGGCGGACAATTGTTTGgtttgcagcagggcaggagagcacCTGAAAGTCAGAGAGTCTGTGAGATGCTATTCAAATATTTTCTGCATGCCTAAAGGCAGAACAGATTTGAAGTGGTCATTCATACCATGAACTATATTGTCAGCTATGCTTGGGTTTCATCTTTTAGAGATATATTAGTTCCCTCCAAAAGGGAGTCTGACTATAACATAACATACATTCATAATGGAAAACCAAAGCCTGTGGAGTGGAAGAAGGAACAAGTCACATCTCACCATGCAGAGATCTCTTTGACTTTGCAAAGCATGTGCACTTCCTTTTGTTATGCTCAGCCTCATGCTGTTGTCAGCATGTTGTCATGGTTTCTGACATCCGTACTCAGCCTCCTGCACATCTCAGGCAAGGAGCTGCACTACAGCACTGTTACAGCAACTTTGTTTCCAGCTTTGTCTCGATCACATATAGCGTAACTGCTGGACACTTCTGCCCTTGTAAAAGGAAGTGGGTAGGAGCCCACCACAACTTCAACCCAGCCCATATTGCTACTTTCCATGCTTTCAAGAGCAAAAATGAGAGGAACTGGCATGCAAGTGTGTCCTAGTCTGAcggggagctgggcagagctggagcttgtAGATAAGAAGCTAGAATCTAAGAAGCCCTCCGATTTCCATCCCTGAGATATTAAGGGCTATGGTCCTTGGGGCACCTAAATGCCTGAACAAGAACTAGCagtggcttaaaaaaaaaaaaaaaaaaaaaaaacacattccaTTACAATTCTTACAAAATATAAAAAGGCAGAGACCATGGTATAAGATATTATTCaatattttctattttaaatCTATGCTTGGATCACTGATGGACTTTGCATGTGTTTTGGAGGTGCTCCCAAGCCTGTCTTTGAAGGGAGACAGAGGGAGTTGAATAAACCAAGCAGCTTTACAGATTGGAGTTCAAACAGCTCCatctcaaacaaacaaacaactttccTGTTGTTGCAGCATTTCTTTCTCTGAGGTTCATCATTCCGTGATGAAGTGGGCAAAGAGGTTTCTGATTTCATTTGGAAGCAAGGCAAAGGAAAATAGCCATCAGTCAGCACATTTGGTTCTGATGTAAAATTATtggagctcctgctgccttctcatCAGAATCAAGGGTTGGGGCCTCTGAAGGGGATTTTTGAAATTACACTATAGAACCTATGTatagaagaagagggagaggatgggatgaaagaaaagcaagagcTAAGTTAATGAGATAATCAGGCTTATTAGtgtgaaaggatttttttttttcttcaaaattTTCTGTAAGGTATGAAAGTGCAAGGAAAGGAAGGTTCACAGGAGGCTGTAAAGCTGTGTATGCTGGTGTAGAGTTACAACATCCTATATATCACTCCGGTCTGTACATACATTGTTTCTGGCAGTATAGTCATACCACTCCACGTGGTCTGTATGATGCTCTTTCCTGTCGCTTGACTCGTGCCTGTTCTGTTCCCCTCCTGTATTTCCTGTAAGAAAGGCTGTTCCTTGCCATGGCCATGgcttgcccagcagcctgttgtggcaggtcctgcctgtCAGTCTGGCTGAAAGAGAAATCCTGAAAAGCCTGCAGGCTAGCTGTCGGGCACATACGCTCCTCAGATGAGGGAGCGCAACCA from Pogoniulus pusillus isolate bPogPus1 chromosome 9, bPogPus1.pri, whole genome shotgun sequence carries:
- the TMEM154 gene encoding transmembrane protein 154; the protein is MRKPNLIALLSALSLARRSAGNGSENDGSGDGLPILSTTAVTPPPASHPSTTGDHEPVLVTTSTVESSFEIRSTPSTELNVENNQDSLEAAEQSILIYIVPIALLVLLMMLVIFFVMHHKRKKSKQDELGSENVKSPIFEEDTPSVMEIEMEELDKWMNSMNKNADCECLPTVREEEKESIANPSDGES